In Candidatus Methylopumilus universalis, one DNA window encodes the following:
- a CDS encoding sulfite exporter TauE/SafE family protein encodes MLTEAIILILAGSIVGILSGLLGIGGGLIIVPVLTFVLVHFHQLAFDQSILMAIGTSLASIVFTGGMSSFYHTKRNNMNWSTAGPYIPGVLLGSTIMAFVMPHLNITLIKHVFIAYTFLAAYEIFKAPIIKSVVQLPSVFLANIYGFTIASISTVIGIGGGTMFVPYFIYHKVNPRLAVGLASSLGIFIGLGASFGFIKNGLHGSHFPQFSIGYIYLPGLILMTSSSLIFVRLATKWIHQISVLSLKKIFACLLFLIGLSMIFAG; translated from the coding sequence ATGCTGACTGAAGCAATCATCCTTATCCTTGCTGGAAGTATCGTCGGGATTTTATCAGGGCTTCTAGGTATTGGCGGAGGCCTTATCATCGTCCCCGTCCTGACGTTTGTCTTAGTCCATTTTCATCAACTTGCCTTTGATCAATCGATTTTAATGGCAATTGGGACATCACTCGCTTCCATTGTTTTTACAGGAGGGATGTCAAGCTTCTACCATACAAAACGAAATAATATGAACTGGTCGACAGCCGGTCCCTATATTCCTGGGGTTTTATTAGGCTCAACTATTATGGCTTTTGTCATGCCTCATTTAAATATCACACTTATTAAACATGTTTTTATTGCCTATACTTTTCTTGCTGCCTATGAGATTTTTAAGGCACCTATAATCAAAAGTGTTGTTCAATTGCCGTCGGTATTTCTTGCTAATATTTATGGATTTACCATCGCTTCTATCTCGACCGTTATTGGGATTGGAGGCGGAACAATGTTTGTACCTTATTTCATTTATCATAAAGTTAATCCACGGCTTGCTGTCGGACTTGCAAGCTCATTAGGCATATTTATCGGGTTAGGCGCTTCTTTTGGATTTATCAAAAATGGCTTACATGGTAGCCATTTTCCTCAATTTAGTATCGGTTACATCTATCTACCTGGACTTATATTGATGACATCCTCAAGTCTCATTTTTGTTAGATTAGCAACAAAATGGATTCATCAAATTTCTGTTTTATCATTAAAAAAAATATTCGCTTGTTTATTATTTTTAATCGGCTTGTCAATGATTTTCGCAGGATAA
- a CDS encoding M23 family metallopeptidase, giving the protein MRIIFVTNSTSKPKSVHLVTFIAILFLFFIGFIQGISWLDSKYNGDVEEKKSLINLKLDLNLGSFQKNLDVYATQIGELQARLMRIDNQSQRLQDFANEKLKTNEKIPKPAPIKSSGQGGPFVPGKNFSEAELQSFIDKLTLDIEKHEEHYNNLEAIYLKQSVFKDTLPNASPVNAPFNSSSYGWRVDPFLGVRAFHEGLDFSADAGQPIKATAAGIVIAAEVTPEYGNMVRISHGSGLETRYAHASKLLVKEGDRIKKNQVVALVGNTGRSTGPHLHYEIRMNGESLDPRKYLQY; this is encoded by the coding sequence ATGCGAATTATCTTTGTAACAAATAGTACATCAAAGCCAAAAAGTGTCCATTTAGTGACTTTTATTGCCATACTATTTTTGTTCTTTATTGGTTTCATTCAAGGGATTAGCTGGCTTGATTCAAAATATAACGGCGACGTTGAAGAAAAAAAATCATTAATTAATCTTAAGCTTGACCTTAATTTGGGAAGTTTTCAAAAGAATTTAGATGTTTATGCAACTCAAATTGGCGAGCTCCAGGCCCGATTGATGCGCATAGATAATCAATCTCAAAGACTGCAAGACTTTGCTAATGAAAAATTAAAAACAAATGAAAAAATTCCCAAACCAGCCCCTATCAAATCATCTGGCCAAGGGGGTCCTTTTGTGCCTGGAAAGAATTTTTCAGAAGCTGAGCTTCAGTCATTTATTGATAAGTTAACGCTTGATATTGAAAAACACGAAGAGCACTACAATAATTTAGAAGCCATTTATCTAAAACAAAGTGTTTTTAAAGATACTTTGCCAAATGCTTCACCGGTTAACGCTCCTTTTAATTCATCTAGCTATGGCTGGAGAGTAGATCCTTTTTTAGGTGTTAGGGCTTTTCATGAAGGATTAGATTTTAGTGCAGACGCTGGCCAGCCCATTAAGGCAACTGCTGCAGGCATAGTGATAGCAGCTGAAGTCACGCCTGAGTATGGCAATATGGTTAGGATCTCTCATGGATCTGGCCTTGAAACAAGATATGCGCACGCGTCTAAATTATTAGTTAAAGAAGGTGATCGCATTAAAAAGAATCAAGTTGTAGCATTAGTAGGCAATACTGGAAGGTCGACAGGCCCTCATCTTCATTATGAAATCAGAATGAATGGTGAGTCTTTAGATCCTCGAAAATATCTACAATATTAA
- a CDS encoding DciA family protein — translation MKPVNKLLESEVFSLIREKNRSISGYQKLWSIKAPSKLAPLSHVGGIQDDVLTIYVENSGIASKLKFIESTLLKDLNEGIKKEIPFANPIKSLKIKLVIKNSKITPPRDKSFPAQAKFALENLLNNLEDSPLRHRLIRLIKHHTNAD, via the coding sequence ATGAAGCCCGTGAACAAGCTTTTGGAAAGTGAAGTATTTTCCTTGATTAGAGAGAAAAATCGCTCTATTTCTGGCTACCAAAAGCTATGGTCTATCAAAGCTCCAAGCAAACTAGCCCCTTTATCTCATGTCGGTGGAATTCAGGATGATGTTTTGACCATTTATGTTGAAAATAGTGGCATTGCGAGCAAATTAAAATTTATCGAGTCCACGCTGCTTAAGGACTTGAATGAAGGCATTAAAAAAGAAATCCCCTTTGCTAATCCTATTAAATCCTTAAAAATAAAATTAGTAATTAAAAACTCCAAAATCACCCCGCCTCGTGATAAAAGCTTTCCTGCTCAAGCTAAATTTGCCTTAGAAAATTTATTAAATAACCTCGAAGATTCACCTTTAAGGCATCGCCTTATTAGATTGATTAAACATCATACCAATGCTGACTGA
- the secA gene encoding preprotein translocase subunit SecA has protein sequence MLKTLVKNLFGSRNDRLLKDYGKKAQQINTLEDATKKLSDAALKAKTTEFKKRLNEGQKLDDLLIEAFAVVRETSRRVLEMRHFDVQLIGGMALHDGKISEMRTGEGKTLVATLPIYLNALLGKGVHVITVNDYLAKRDAEWMGQIYRFLGLEVGINLSNISSEEKKKAYEADITYGTNNEFGFDYLRDNMIFSKEERVQRKLHYGLVDEVDSILIDEARTPLIISGQAEDNVDLYTKINLVVAKLSKQKTEEEGGDYWIDEKAHQVVLSESGHENVEKLLIKAGLLSEESSLYDATNISLVHHINASLKARNLFNKDQHYVVKDNSIIIVDEFSGRMMPGRRWSEGIHQAVEAKEGVEIQKENQTLASITFQNYFRMYEKLSGMTGTADTEAFEFNQIYGLETIIIPPHRTTQRKDMMDKVYRTSQERYAAVIEDIKACQKIDQPVLVGTTSIENSELISALLTKVKLKHQVLNAKHHEKEAHIIAQAGRPGMITIATNMAGRGTDIVLGGSIEADIHEIKLNDKLTESKKEKAIKDIRDAWKEQNSLVVKAGGLHIIGTERHESRRVDNQLRGRAGRQGDPGSSRFYLSLEDSLLRIFASDRVSAIMEKLKMPEGEAIEHSWVTKAIENAQRKVEGRNFDIRKQLLEYDDVANDQRKVIYEQRNELLDSDQTAETVSAMRADVLRNLSQSHIPQGSMEDMWDIPSLEKVLFSDYGLSLSIQGWIEKEPQINIEDIYERVISLANKQYQEKESLVGPDVIRHFEKTVMLQSIDHHWREHLSSLDHLRQGIHLRSYAQKNPKQEYKKEAFELFGYLLDTVKSEVTRITMVVKIKNEDEVNEIDKKNKDEVKKSSSKKADTEDVLPKVGRNDPCPCGSDKKYKHCHGALE, from the coding sequence ATGTTAAAGACCCTTGTTAAGAATTTATTTGGAAGCAGAAACGACAGGCTTCTCAAAGATTATGGCAAAAAAGCCCAGCAAATAAATACACTAGAAGATGCAACTAAAAAACTTAGTGATGCAGCTTTAAAAGCTAAGACCACTGAATTTAAAAAACGGCTTAACGAAGGACAAAAGTTAGATGATTTATTAATTGAGGCTTTTGCTGTTGTCAGAGAGACAAGTCGACGCGTATTAGAAATGAGACACTTCGATGTTCAGCTCATTGGCGGCATGGCGCTTCATGACGGAAAAATTTCAGAAATGCGAACAGGTGAAGGTAAGACGCTTGTTGCAACTTTACCGATTTACCTTAATGCGCTTTTGGGTAAGGGCGTTCATGTCATTACTGTAAATGATTATCTTGCAAAAAGAGATGCAGAATGGATGGGCCAGATTTATAGATTCTTAGGTCTTGAAGTAGGTATTAATCTATCTAATATTTCAAGCGAAGAGAAGAAAAAAGCTTATGAGGCTGACATTACCTATGGCACAAACAACGAATTTGGTTTTGACTATCTCAGAGATAATATGATCTTCTCTAAAGAAGAGCGTGTTCAGAGAAAGTTACATTACGGTTTAGTAGATGAAGTTGATTCAATTTTAATTGATGAGGCGCGGACACCTTTAATCATTTCAGGGCAGGCTGAAGATAACGTTGATCTTTATACTAAAATTAATTTAGTTGTGGCAAAGCTTTCCAAACAAAAAACCGAAGAAGAAGGCGGTGATTATTGGATAGATGAAAAAGCACATCAAGTAGTTCTGTCCGAGAGTGGTCATGAGAATGTAGAGAAGCTATTAATTAAAGCAGGTCTATTGTCTGAGGAGTCGAGCTTATACGATGCAACCAATATTTCGCTCGTTCACCATATCAACGCATCATTAAAAGCTAGAAACCTATTCAACAAAGATCAACATTACGTGGTGAAAGACAATAGCATCATTATTGTCGATGAGTTTAGCGGAAGAATGATGCCTGGCCGCAGATGGTCAGAAGGTATTCATCAAGCTGTTGAAGCAAAAGAAGGCGTTGAGATACAAAAAGAAAATCAAACGCTAGCCTCTATTACATTCCAAAATTATTTTAGGATGTATGAGAAATTATCTGGTATGACAGGCACAGCTGATACTGAGGCTTTTGAATTTAATCAAATCTATGGACTAGAAACCATCATTATTCCTCCGCATCGAACCACGCAAAGAAAAGATATGATGGATAAAGTGTATCGCACTTCACAAGAGAGATATGCTGCCGTGATTGAAGATATTAAAGCATGTCAAAAAATTGATCAGCCCGTATTAGTAGGAACTACTTCGATTGAAAATTCAGAGCTCATTTCAGCATTACTTACAAAAGTAAAATTAAAACATCAAGTATTGAATGCAAAACATCATGAAAAAGAAGCGCATATTATTGCGCAAGCAGGCCGTCCTGGGATGATTACTATTGCGACGAATATGGCAGGTCGCGGAACAGATATTGTACTTGGTGGAAGTATCGAGGCTGATATTCATGAAATTAAATTAAACGATAAATTAACTGAAAGCAAAAAAGAAAAAGCAATTAAAGATATTAGAGATGCATGGAAAGAACAAAACAGCTTAGTAGTTAAAGCAGGCGGTCTTCATATTATCGGCACTGAAAGACATGAATCAAGACGTGTAGATAATCAATTAAGAGGCCGTGCAGGAAGGCAAGGAGACCCTGGCTCGAGTCGTTTCTACTTATCATTAGAAGATTCGCTATTAAGAATATTTGCATCTGATCGCGTGTCAGCCATTATGGAAAAGCTAAAAATGCCAGAAGGTGAAGCGATCGAACATTCATGGGTCACAAAAGCCATTGAAAATGCACAAAGAAAAGTCGAGGGTCGTAATTTTGATATCAGGAAACAGTTACTTGAATATGATGATGTTGCAAATGACCAAAGAAAAGTGATTTATGAGCAAAGAAATGAATTGCTTGATTCAGATCAAACTGCTGAAACAGTGTCAGCAATGAGAGCTGACGTTCTTCGCAACCTTTCACAAAGTCATATTCCTCAAGGCAGCATGGAAGACATGTGGGATATTCCTTCCTTAGAAAAAGTCTTATTCTCAGATTACGGATTAAGTCTTTCTATCCAAGGATGGATTGAAAAAGAACCCCAGATTAATATTGAAGACATTTATGAAAGAGTTATTTCTCTTGCGAATAAACAATATCAAGAAAAAGAATCTTTGGTAGGCCCGGATGTCATTCGACATTTTGAAAAAACGGTTATGTTGCAAAGTATAGATCACCATTGGAGAGAGCATTTATCTTCACTTGATCATTTAAGGCAAGGGATTCATTTACGTTCTTATGCGCAAAAAAACCCAAAACAAGAATACAAGAAAGAAGCTTTTGAATTATTTGGGTATCTTCTAGATACGGTTAAGTCTGAGGTGACTCGTATTACGATGGTCGTGAAGATTAAGAATGAAGATGAAGTTAATGAGATTGATAAAAAAAATAAAGATGAAGTTAAAAAGTCATCGAGCAAAAAAGCTGACACAGAAGATGTGTTACCTAAAGTGGGTAGAAATGACCCATGTCCATGCGGAAGCGATAAAAAATATAAACATTGCCATGGCGCTTTAGAATAG